A section of the Thermotoga caldifontis AZM44c09 genome encodes:
- a CDS encoding M48 family metalloprotease, with product MDYVSIQKKNVRNTYLLVFVFVLMMGFLGLVIDGLFGIFPFGTIVLLFIALIQTLVGVSAGASLVLHSVGAKPVIGKDFEEKQLKNIVEELSIAAGLEVPPKVYVMEDENINAFATGFKQKDSAVCVTTGLLKHLNREETEGVVAHEISHIINRDTLLMTTISAILGAMVLVQLFAWRSLRVMLWSGYGRSSRRKGKDSTGYIILALLVIALLATLFSFIGRVTMFAVSRTREYLADAKGVELTRNPKGLANALRKIAKMQKTKPRVKNATIATAHLFIADPLKRKVNDREGFFANLFSTHPPIHKRIALLEHVPEEVVLKELQEN from the coding sequence ATGGACTACGTGTCGATCCAGAAGAAGAACGTTCGCAACACCTACCTGCTCGTTTTTGTTTTCGTTCTCATGATGGGTTTTCTCGGGCTCGTGATCGATGGATTGTTCGGGATTTTTCCATTTGGAACGATCGTTCTGCTCTTCATCGCGCTGATCCAGACGCTCGTCGGTGTCAGCGCGGGAGCTTCCCTGGTACTTCACTCAGTTGGAGCGAAGCCAGTGATCGGAAAAGATTTCGAAGAGAAACAGCTCAAGAACATCGTTGAGGAGCTTTCGATCGCCGCAGGTCTCGAAGTACCACCGAAAGTTTACGTGATGGAGGATGAGAACATAAACGCCTTCGCGACGGGCTTCAAACAGAAAGACAGCGCTGTGTGCGTCACCACAGGTTTGCTGAAGCATCTCAACAGGGAAGAGACCGAAGGCGTTGTGGCGCACGAGATAAGTCATATCATCAACAGAGACACACTCTTGATGACTACGATCAGCGCGATCCTTGGTGCGATGGTGCTGGTGCAGCTCTTTGCCTGGAGGTCCCTCAGGGTCATGCTTTGGTCGGGATACGGTAGATCTTCGAGAAGGAAAGGAAAAGACAGCACCGGTTACATAATCCTGGCGTTGCTGGTGATCGCACTGCTCGCCACGCTGTTTTCTTTCATCGGTAGAGTAACAATGTTCGCCGTGTCGAGAACGAGGGAATACCTCGCGGACGCCAAAGGAGTTGAGCTAACGAGGAACCCGAAGGGTCTGGCGAACGCGCTCAGGAAGATCGCGAAGATGCAGAAAACAAAACCCAGAGTGAAGAACGCCACCATCGCCACGGCGCACCTTTTCATCGCAGACCCGTTGAAGAGGAAGGTCAACGACAGAGAGGGATTCTTTGCCAACCTTTTCAGCACGCATCCGCCCATACACAAACGCATCGCTTTGCTGGAGCATGTGCCGGAAGAGGTCGTTCTGAAAGAACTGCAGGAAAATTGA
- a CDS encoding LemA family protein, whose product MLIAGIIVAIVIVLVVWFVGTYNSLVSKKKRVENAWSQIDVQLKRRHDLIPNLVNAVKGYMKFEKETLEAVINARAKAIAGGSIDDRIKAEGELSGALARLLAVFERYPELKANEQVKQLMEELTSTENRISYARQFYNDTVMKYNTAIEMFPTNIVARMFNFTPFPFFQAAEAEKETPKVDLSF is encoded by the coding sequence ATGCTGATCGCTGGGATCATCGTGGCGATAGTGATCGTTCTGGTCGTCTGGTTTGTGGGAACGTACAACTCGCTCGTTTCAAAAAAGAAGCGCGTCGAAAACGCCTGGAGCCAGATCGATGTTCAGCTCAAACGAAGGCACGATCTGATTCCAAACCTGGTGAACGCGGTGAAAGGCTACATGAAGTTCGAGAAAGAAACTTTGGAAGCGGTTATAAACGCGCGTGCGAAGGCGATCGCTGGCGGTTCGATAGACGATCGCATAAAGGCGGAAGGTGAGCTTTCCGGTGCTCTCGCACGTTTGCTCGCCGTTTTTGAAAGATATCCCGAGCTCAAAGCCAACGAGCAGGTGAAACAGCTCATGGAGGAACTCACCAGCACGGAGAACAGGATCAGCTACGCGAGGCAGTTCTACAACGACACCGTCATGAAGTACAACACCGCGATAGAGATGTTCCCAACCAACATCGTCGCGAGGATGTTCAACTTCACACCGTTCCCGTTCTTCCAGGCTGCGGAGGCGGAGAAGGAAACGCCAAAGGTGGATCTATCCTTCTGA
- a CDS encoding S-layer homology domain-containing protein, with protein sequence MKKLLLTVVALFVAVGVFASGMFPDVPEKHWAYEYVKHLKDKGIVIGYPDGTFKGDRNITRYEEAAMISRLIGLIETEIVGPYISDVLKVLDAISVKLGSTIEKVDAVEKKVAELQQMVGTHEQDVFNLFDSVSKLQKKHSEDIAKLSDEMDAKLAEQKEEFEAVISKLEGKIANLDKKLLALEPVKNIVADLTSYTRAQSNRITALENQVGDLSAMLDNAVKTLGYVSIKLDRLSEKVDSISNKVSANESEIANLKESTAGLAKSLEELKQTVNIHDKDIFNLYESIAKLEKKHNEDVAKLNDAISAKTSELESKLNEFQATHDEQINYVLDELDSVNTQLSELRDGLFAIREDSEARFQTVTKSIDDTKAELLKKIDELSKANAALTGAVIGAIILAVAAMIVGAM encoded by the coding sequence ATGAAGAAACTTCTTCTCACAGTCGTGGCATTGTTCGTCGCCGTTGGGGTGTTCGCTTCAGGAATGTTTCCTGATGTTCCAGAAAAGCACTGGGCCTATGAGTACGTGAAGCATCTCAAAGATAAGGGTATCGTCATCGGGTATCCCGATGGCACTTTCAAGGGTGATCGCAACATCACGCGCTACGAAGAAGCCGCAATGATCAGCAGACTGATCGGACTCATCGAGACCGAGATCGTTGGCCCTTACATCAGCGATGTCCTGAAGGTGCTCGATGCGATCAGCGTTAAACTGGGTTCCACCATCGAGAAAGTCGACGCGGTTGAGAAGAAAGTTGCAGAGCTCCAGCAAATGGTTGGCACCCACGAGCAGGACGTTTTCAACCTCTTCGATTCAGTGAGCAAGTTGCAGAAAAAGCACAGCGAGGACATCGCAAAGCTGAGCGATGAGATGGACGCGAAGCTTGCCGAACAGAAGGAAGAGTTCGAAGCGGTGATTTCCAAGCTGGAAGGCAAGATCGCTAATCTCGACAAAAAACTGCTCGCACTGGAGCCCGTGAAGAACATCGTCGCGGATCTGACTTCCTACACGCGCGCTCAGTCCAACAGGATAACGGCGCTCGAAAACCAGGTTGGGGATCTCTCAGCAATGCTCGATAACGCCGTCAAGACGCTCGGTTATGTGTCCATCAAGCTGGACAGACTGAGCGAGAAGGTCGATAGTATAAGCAACAAGGTCAGTGCCAACGAGTCCGAGATAGCCAACCTGAAAGAATCGACCGCGGGCTTGGCAAAATCGCTCGAGGAACTCAAGCAGACGGTGAACATCCACGACAAAGACATCTTCAACCTCTACGAATCGATCGCCAAGCTTGAGAAGAAGCACAACGAAGATGTCGCCAAACTCAACGATGCGATCAGCGCGAAGACATCCGAACTTGAGTCCAAGCTGAACGAGTTCCAGGCCACGCACGACGAACAGATCAACTACGTGCTCGATGAGCTCGATTCTGTGAACACGCAACTGTCCGAGCTGAGGGATGGTCTGTTCGCCATCAGGGAAGATTCCGAGGCACGCTTCCAGACCGTCACCAAATCCATCGATGACACCAAGGCTGAACTCCTCAAGAAGATCGATGAGCTGTCCAAAGCCAACGCGGCGCTCACAGGAGCCGTCATCGGTGCTATAATACTGGCAGTCGCCGCCATGATCGTGGGTGCAATGTGA
- the tyrS gene encoding tyrosine--tRNA ligase: MEPEKQLEILKKNVVDLVSEEELLDKLKRKKQLRVKLGVDPSRPDLHLGHAVVLFKLREFQELGHRVVLIIGDFTAQIGDPSGRDSTRPMLSEEEVKKNAQTYAEQAFKILDREKTELRFNSEWLARMSFVDVIKLAAKYTVARMLERDDFAKRYRENVPISIAEFLYPLAQAQDSVVVEADVELGGTDQYFNLLVGRHIQQQVGQEPQIVMTMPIIEGTDGKLKMSKSYGNYIAFNDPANEMFGKLMSIPDWLITKYMKLLTKIPVEEIEEYEKLMNQGKMNPRDVKMRLAFEITKFFHGEEAAREAQEQFIKVFSKRELPEEMPIVHLDMDQCELVELLVKLNVVSSRSEAKRLIQQGGVKLDGEKVIDIHAKITLDRERILRVGKRQFFKLVRG; this comes from the coding sequence ATGGAACCAGAAAAACAGCTCGAGATTTTGAAGAAGAACGTGGTCGATCTCGTCAGTGAAGAAGAGCTTCTGGACAAACTCAAAAGGAAAAAACAGCTCCGCGTCAAGCTGGGTGTGGATCCTTCGAGGCCTGACCTTCATCTTGGCCATGCGGTGGTCTTGTTCAAGCTCAGAGAGTTTCAGGAACTCGGTCACAGAGTCGTGCTCATCATAGGTGATTTCACCGCTCAGATAGGAGATCCTTCTGGTAGAGACAGCACGAGGCCCATGCTCAGCGAGGAGGAGGTCAAAAAGAACGCGCAGACTTACGCGGAGCAGGCGTTCAAGATCCTCGACAGAGAGAAAACAGAACTTCGATTCAACAGCGAGTGGCTCGCCAGGATGAGCTTTGTGGACGTGATAAAACTCGCGGCGAAGTACACGGTCGCACGCATGCTGGAGCGTGACGACTTCGCGAAGAGATACAGAGAAAACGTTCCCATTTCGATCGCAGAATTTCTCTATCCACTCGCGCAGGCGCAGGATTCTGTGGTGGTCGAAGCGGACGTCGAGCTCGGCGGAACGGATCAGTACTTCAACCTCCTGGTGGGAAGACACATCCAGCAACAGGTTGGACAGGAACCTCAGATCGTCATGACTATGCCCATCATTGAAGGTACGGACGGAAAACTGAAGATGAGCAAAAGTTACGGCAACTACATCGCCTTCAACGATCCGGCGAACGAGATGTTCGGAAAACTAATGTCGATACCAGATTGGCTGATCACGAAGTACATGAAGCTTTTGACGAAGATCCCTGTAGAAGAGATAGAAGAGTACGAAAAGCTCATGAACCAGGGCAAGATGAACCCAAGGGACGTGAAGATGAGACTCGCTTTCGAGATAACGAAATTCTTCCACGGTGAAGAAGCGGCGCGGGAAGCTCAGGAACAGTTCATAAAAGTTTTTTCAAAAAGAGAACTTCCAGAAGAAATGCCGATCGTTCATCTTGACATGGACCAGTGCGAACTGGTAGAATTACTCGTGAAACTGAACGTGGTTTCGAGCAGGAGCGAAGCAAAGAGGTTGATCCAGCAAGGCGGCGTCAAACTCGACGGTGAAAAGGTCATAGACATCCATGCTAAAATTACTCTGGACAGAGAGAGAATTCTCAGGGTTGGAAAGAGGCAGTTCTTCAAACTCGTTCGTGGGTAA
- the secG gene encoding preprotein translocase subunit SecG encodes MKTFMIIVHSLISAALIYMVLNQMGKFAELGGAFGSGSLYTMFGRKKGLDTSGKITLGLAIAFMVSSILTAFFISR; translated from the coding sequence GTGAAAACGTTCATGATAATCGTTCACTCACTCATCAGTGCCGCGCTGATCTACATGGTGCTCAACCAGATGGGCAAGTTCGCCGAACTCGGTGGAGCCTTTGGAAGTGGCTCGCTGTACACGATGTTCGGAAGAAAGAAAGGTCTGGACACATCCGGCAAGATCACGCTCGGACTTGCGATCGCCTTCATGGTGAGCAGCATCTTGACGGCCTTCTTCATCTCGAGGTGA
- a CDS encoding glycerate kinase type-2 family protein has protein sequence MNLRQDALTIVEETIGFVLPDVAVRKKLEELELSNVVLVAIGKAAWRMAKAAKETLKEKIKKGIVITKYGHSEGEIENLEIYEAGHPIPDENTIKATERALEIVEGLSEKDTVLFLVSGGGSALFEKPKGTVTLQQLQNITDQLLRSGANIEEINAVRKHLSEVKGGRFAQKVQPARVVCLILSDVLSNRLDVIASGPAHPDASSCEDALRILERYNIKVDENVLEELKEETPKQLSNVESYIIADVKLACEKAAEVASRLGYSATILTSSLDCEAKEAGFFIGAIAREIVLHERPLKKPCAIVLGGETVVRVKGKGKGGRNQELALASAIKIAGLENVVVCSVGTDGTDGPTDAAGGIVDGRTVQRIKDAGFDPAELLEDNNSYEALKIAGDLLITGPTGTNVNDLILILAR, from the coding sequence ATGAACCTTAGGCAGGACGCTCTGACGATCGTTGAAGAAACCATCGGGTTCGTCCTTCCAGACGTTGCGGTGAGGAAAAAGCTTGAGGAACTGGAACTGTCGAACGTCGTGCTCGTAGCCATAGGAAAGGCTGCCTGGCGCATGGCGAAGGCGGCGAAAGAGACGCTGAAAGAAAAGATAAAGAAAGGCATCGTCATCACCAAGTACGGCCACAGCGAAGGCGAGATAGAGAATCTGGAGATCTACGAAGCCGGTCATCCCATACCCGACGAGAACACGATCAAAGCCACGGAGCGTGCGCTCGAGATCGTTGAAGGTCTGAGCGAGAAAGACACCGTCCTGTTTCTGGTTTCAGGCGGTGGATCTGCACTGTTCGAAAAACCAAAAGGCACTGTCACGCTGCAGCAACTTCAAAACATCACGGACCAGCTTTTGAGGAGCGGTGCGAACATAGAAGAGATCAACGCCGTGAGGAAACATCTTTCCGAAGTGAAGGGTGGCAGGTTCGCGCAGAAGGTTCAGCCCGCACGTGTCGTGTGCCTGATCCTTTCAGACGTTCTTTCGAACAGGCTCGACGTGATCGCGTCGGGCCCGGCGCACCCGGATGCGAGCAGCTGTGAAGATGCTTTGAGGATACTTGAAAGATACAACATCAAGGTCGATGAGAACGTTCTCGAAGAGCTGAAAGAAGAAACACCGAAACAGCTTTCGAACGTGGAAAGTTACATCATCGCGGACGTGAAGCTGGCGTGTGAGAAGGCCGCCGAAGTTGCCAGCAGGCTCGGTTACAGCGCGACGATTCTGACCAGCAGTCTGGACTGTGAAGCCAAAGAAGCGGGTTTCTTCATCGGTGCGATCGCGAGAGAGATCGTCCTGCACGAAAGACCTTTGAAAAAACCGTGCGCCATCGTGTTAGGTGGAGAGACCGTCGTGCGTGTGAAAGGCAAAGGGAAGGGTGGAAGAAACCAAGAGCTTGCACTCGCTTCGGCGATCAAAATAGCGGGTCTTGAAAACGTCGTCGTCTGTTCGGTCGGCACGGACGGCACCGATGGTCCCACGGACGCCGCAGGTGGCATCGTGGACGGAAGAACGGTGCAAAGAATCAAGGATGCAGGTTTTGATCCAGCTGAACTGCTCGAAGACAACAACTCCTACGAAGCTCTGAAAATTGCGGGCGATCTTCTGATCACAGGACCAACGGGAACGAACGTGAACGATCTGATATTGATCTTGGCCAGATAA
- a CDS encoding metal-dependent hydrolase family protein gives MERFALLNATLFVGDGSILENATVLVEKGRIVKVSEADSTTIPADFFRINLDGFFLMPGLIDAHLHLTGMRSGDTIKEHLLVPYETLVARAVKDLESLIGAGFTTIVDAGGSIAVNLKKAVQEKTIVGPRIVAAGHSLSQTFGHGDAHYLPIEYVDPRSSRFKTPFGSLICDGVDECRKAARYALRCGADFIKIMSTGGVLSERDRPEQVQFTKEEIEAIVQEARHAGKFVHSHAQGTEGIKNALLAGVKVIAHGIYIDEECCELAKKFDAIVVPTLSIVEHIMRYGKEIGIPEWGLKKSEEVYKAHVENIKLAYQRGVKLATGTDFLGGTKAFRHGDNALEIVLFVQKLGMKPEEALVCATKIAAEAAGLSRQVGTIEVGKLADMIVLKKNPLEDVESLMNKENVVMVIKEGEIIKNLL, from the coding sequence GTGGAACGTTTCGCGTTGCTCAACGCCACACTGTTCGTTGGCGACGGTTCCATCCTTGAGAATGCCACCGTGCTCGTGGAGAAGGGCCGCATCGTGAAAGTGTCTGAGGCAGATTCAACCACGATCCCCGCCGACTTTTTCCGTATCAACCTTGACGGTTTCTTCCTCATGCCCGGTCTCATCGATGCGCATCTGCACCTGACAGGCATGCGCTCGGGTGACACGATCAAAGAACATTTACTGGTTCCTTACGAAACGCTCGTTGCACGCGCCGTGAAGGATCTGGAATCCCTCATCGGAGCAGGTTTCACAACGATCGTAGACGCGGGTGGTTCCATTGCGGTGAACCTGAAAAAGGCGGTTCAGGAGAAGACGATCGTTGGACCGAGGATCGTCGCTGCGGGCCATTCGCTCTCACAGACCTTCGGTCATGGCGATGCGCACTATCTGCCCATCGAATACGTCGATCCAAGGAGTTCCAGATTCAAAACTCCGTTCGGTTCGCTCATCTGCGACGGTGTGGACGAATGTCGAAAAGCTGCGAGGTACGCTTTGCGCTGCGGGGCAGATTTCATAAAGATCATGTCCACGGGCGGAGTCCTGTCGGAGAGGGACAGACCGGAACAGGTGCAGTTCACGAAAGAAGAGATCGAAGCCATCGTTCAGGAGGCGAGGCACGCGGGTAAGTTCGTTCATTCCCACGCGCAGGGAACCGAAGGGATCAAGAACGCACTGCTGGCAGGGGTCAAAGTCATCGCGCACGGCATATACATAGACGAAGAGTGCTGTGAACTGGCAAAGAAATTCGATGCCATAGTTGTTCCGACGCTCTCGATCGTTGAGCACATCATGCGCTATGGGAAAGAGATAGGCATACCCGAATGGGGCTTGAAGAAATCCGAGGAAGTTTACAAAGCTCACGTTGAAAACATAAAACTCGCGTACCAGCGCGGTGTCAAACTCGCCACCGGGACGGACTTTCTCGGCGGGACGAAGGCTTTCAGACATGGCGACAACGCGCTCGAGATCGTTCTGTTCGTACAGAAGCTCGGGATGAAACCGGAAGAAGCGCTGGTTTGCGCCACAAAGATCGCGGCGGAAGCTGCTGGTCTTTCCAGACAGGTTGGTACAATAGAAGTGGGCAAGCTGGCAGACATGATAGTTCTGAAAAAGAATCCGCTTGAAGATGTGGAATCGCTGATGAACAAAGAAAACGTAGTCATGGTTATCAAAGAAGGAGAGATAATCAAGAACTTGCTCTGA